Genomic segment of Truepera radiovictrix DSM 17093:
CGCCCGGCGCGAGGTCAAGGCCGCCGCCGCCTCGGCAAACGCCTCCCAGGTGGTCGGCACCGCGACGCCCGCCTGCTCGAGCGCGTTGGCGTTGTAGTACATCACCGGTGTCGAGCTGTTCCAAGGTAGCCCGTAGCGGCCACCCTCGAGCTCGCCGTAGGCCCACAGCCCCGGATAGAAGTCCTCGGTAACGTCTTGGGGCAACGCGGCCACCAGGTCGCTTAAGTCCTGCACCGCGCCGTCGGCGACCAGACGCGGAAAAAAGGCGATCTCCGCCTGAAACAAGGTCGGCTCATCGGCGCTGCCAAAGGCCGCCACGAGCCTCGTCTGCGCTTCGCTATACGAGCCGACGTAGCGCGCTTCGACCCGGTAGTCGCTCTGCGCGCTGTTAAACGCGTCCACGAGCGCAGCCACCGTGTCGTCCACCGCCTCCATCGAATGCCAGAAGGTAACGGTCGTCTGGGCGAAGGAGAGGCTCAGAGCGAGCAGGACGGGTATTCCAAGTAGCCTCATGAAACTCCTTTGACCGGCTTACCGCCGTGACGGCAGGTCATGAACGAAACCCCGCCTCAAAGACCTGCACGATGCGCTTTTCAAAAAGGCTGTAGAGCAGCAAAATGGGCAAGCTGGTAACGAGCGCCGCCGCGCCGAGTAAGCCCCACTCAAAGGGGCGGGTGCGCAAGAGCTCGGTGAGCACTGCCTGCACCGTCCAAAGCGACTCGCTGGTCATAACGCGCGGGTAGAGCACCAAGTTCCAGTGCGAGGCAAAGGCCAGCACGCCCGTTGCCAGCAGCTCGGGGCGCAACATCGGGGCGACGATGCGTCCCACGATGGTCAGCTCACCCGCCCCGTCGAGCCGCGCCGCTTCGATCGTCTCCCGGGGGATGCGTCTAAGCGCCTGGAGCAGCAAGAAGATGACCAGCGGGCTCGCCAGAAAGGGGAGGATCAGCGCCGCCAAGGTGTCGAGCAGCGCCAGGCTCTGAAGCTGCCGATAGAGCGGGATAATCAGCAGCTCGGTGGGCAGCGCCAAAAGCACCATGACGAGCCCCAGCAGCCGAAAGCCGTTACGAATCGCGTAGGCGGCCCCCAGCCCGAAGGTGAGCTGCCCCAAAACGACCAGGCTGGTGG
This window contains:
- a CDS encoding carbohydrate ABC transporter permease, with the translated sequence MRAITAAFCLFVALPILWLVYAAFLPAEALVQANLATFGVSFDNFAALWGSGLWRALGVSVSATSLVVLGQLTFGLGAAYAIRNGFRLLGLVMVLLALPTELLIIPLYRQLQSLALLDTLAALILPFLASPLVIFLLLQALRRIPRETIEAARLDGAGELTIVGRIVAPMLRPELLATGVLAFASHWNLVLYPRVMTSESLWTVQAVLTELLRTRPFEWGLLGAAALVTSLPILLLYSLFEKRIVQVFEAGFRS